The following proteins are encoded in a genomic region of Oryctolagus cuniculus chromosome 13, mOryCun1.1, whole genome shotgun sequence:
- the YOD1 gene encoding ubiquitin thioesterase OTU1, with the protein MFGPAKGGHFGVHPAAGCPGGVSPPAAATKAGPAGVWPVGGQSDTMWRLRCKAKDGTHVLQGLSSRTRVRELQGQIAAITGIAPGGQRILVGFPPECLDLSDGDTVLGDLPIQSGDMLIVEEDQTRPKASPAFSKHGAPSYVKETLPVLSRTVVPADNSCLFTSVYYVVEGGVLDPACAPEMRRLIAQIVASDPDFYSEAILGKTNQEYCDWIKRDDTWGGAIEISILSKFYQCEICVVDTQTVRIDRFGEDAGYTKRVLLIYDGIHYDPLQRDFPDPDTPPLTIFSSNDDIVLVQALELADEARRKRQFTDVNRFTLRCMVCQKGLTGQAEAREHAKETGHTNFGEV; encoded by the exons ATGTTTGGCCCCGCGAAGGGTGGCCATTTTGGAGTCCACCCGGCGGCCGGTTGCCCCGGCGGCGTCTCGCCTCCTGCGGCCGCCACCAAGGCTGGCCCCGCGGGTGTCTGGCCTGTGGGCGGCCAGTCCGACACGATGTGGCGGCTGCGCTGCAAGGCCAAGGATGGCACCCATGTTTTGCAGGGGCTGTCCAGCCGAACCCGGGTGCGAGAACTCCAGGGCCAAATTGCCGCCATCACCGGGATCGCCCCCGGCGGTCAGCGAATCCTCGTCGGCTTTCCGCCCGAGTGCCTGGATCTCAGCGACGGGGACACCGTTCTGGGGGACTTGCCCATCCAATCAG gcgaTATGCTGATCGTTGAAGAAGACCAAACCAGGCCCAAAGCTTCACCTGCATTCTCAAAACACGGTGCTCCTAGCTATGTCAAGGAAACCTTGCCTGTGCTTTCCAGGACTGTGGTCCCAGCAGACAACTCCTGCCTCTTCACCAGCGTGTACTATGTGGTTGAAGGAGGCGTCCTGGATCCAGCTTGCGCCCCTGAGATGAGACGCCTCATAGCACAGATCGTAGCGAGCGATCCAGACTTCTACAGTGAGGCCATACTGGGAAAAACAAATCAAGAGTACTGTGACTGGATCAAAAGGGATGATACTTGGGGAGGAGCGATTGAAATCTCCATCTTGTCTAAATTTTACCAGTGTGAAATCTGTGTAGTGGATACACAGACGGTAAGAATCGATCGCTTCGGGGAAGACGCGGGGTataccaaaagggtcctgctgatTTACGATGGCATCCACTACGACCCGCTGCAGCGAGACTTCCCGGATCCAGACACGCCGCCTCTGACCATCTTCTCCTCGAACGATGACATTGTCCTCGTACAAGCACTGGAACTAGCAGATGAAGCTAGAAGAAAGAGACAGTTTACCGACGTCAACCGCTTCACCCTGCGATGCATGGTGTGTCAGAAGGGGCTGACTGGACAGGCAGAGGCAAGAGAGCATGCCAAGGAGACAGGCCACACCAACTTTGGAGAAGTGTGA